The Enterococcus rotai genome includes a window with the following:
- a CDS encoding calcium-translocating P-type ATPase, PMCA-type: MEAYKQPIETIIKEVDTDTEQGLTKQEVKKRLAEHGANKFHEAKKESIVKKFLHSLSDFTTIILLVAAAISFYTAIATDHGDYFEGILIIAIVIINAVLAIVQEGNAEKSLAALQDMNKQSSSVLRDGKVETIDAEDVVVGDILVLESGSMITADARLIQTAQLRVEESALTGESEPIEKDSEYIGNQDAPIGDHINMVFKGCTVANGRGRAIVTATGMQTEMGKIAGLLNDDVTQQTPLQKRLNQLGKRISLIALAAAALVFIIGQIQGEPILEMFMTAVSLAVAAVPETLMVIVTLTLAYGVQKMAKKHAIIRRLPAVETLGTANVICSDKTGTLTQNKMRVRRVWSRGDEVTDTEDAMTDEAMEVLKMASLCTDVIVDKDGDDLVIQGNPTEAAIVRAVEENYHTKAELEEKYPRIGEIPFDSDRKMMTTVHKMGKKYISVTKGAFDVLLTRFRFGDVEQAAVVNDRFGKRALRVIAVGYAIYDEEPTDITSEALEKNLRLLGLIGMIDPPRPESKGAIARAKKAGIKTVMITGDHVVTAGAIAKELGILTDKSEALTGSELQKMSDEELDSRVKSLSVYARVTPEDKIRIVKSWQRTGAVVAMTGDGVNDAPALKASDVGCAMGITGTDVAQGAADMILTDDNFATIVDAVAQGRAVYRNIRKAVNFLLSCNISEIFIVLIAMLLGWGAPFTAVQLLFVNVVADGLPGFALGKEPAEKGIMDEAPIPRNEGIFARGLWQKIGINAFVFTVITLFGFYLGANVDSVSYFFEASHEIGQTVAFLILAYSSILHVFNVRSTESIFRVKLSTNKSLFEMAVLAVIITTVIALLPFTQELFGLVPIGINHWLLVMGLSIIPIFVNEMIKFHYSPEEDTE; this comes from the coding sequence ATGGAAGCATACAAACAACCTATCGAGACAATTATCAAAGAAGTGGATACAGATACAGAACAAGGATTAACGAAACAAGAGGTCAAGAAGCGGCTTGCTGAACATGGCGCGAACAAGTTTCATGAAGCGAAGAAAGAGTCGATAGTAAAGAAGTTTCTGCATAGTTTATCGGATTTTACAACAATCATTTTATTAGTTGCAGCAGCTATTTCATTTTACACAGCAATTGCTACAGATCACGGGGATTATTTTGAAGGAATTCTGATTATCGCCATTGTGATCATTAATGCAGTATTAGCGATCGTTCAAGAAGGAAATGCTGAAAAATCGTTGGCCGCCCTGCAAGATATGAACAAACAGAGCAGTTCGGTTTTACGTGATGGCAAAGTTGAGACCATTGATGCAGAAGATGTAGTTGTTGGCGATATACTAGTACTAGAGTCAGGATCGATGATTACGGCGGATGCTCGCTTGATCCAAACGGCACAACTTAGAGTAGAAGAATCAGCACTGACTGGCGAAAGTGAACCGATTGAAAAAGACTCAGAGTACATAGGCAACCAGGATGCACCAATCGGTGATCATATAAATATGGTATTTAAAGGCTGTACAGTGGCAAATGGTCGTGGCCGAGCAATTGTTACGGCAACAGGGATGCAAACAGAAATGGGTAAAATTGCCGGCTTGTTGAATGATGATGTGACCCAACAAACGCCGTTACAAAAACGTTTGAACCAATTAGGGAAACGGATTAGTTTAATTGCTTTAGCTGCGGCGGCTCTAGTATTTATCATTGGTCAGATCCAAGGTGAACCAATATTAGAAATGTTTATGACAGCAGTATCTTTAGCTGTTGCTGCGGTGCCGGAAACGTTGATGGTGATCGTGACCTTGACTTTGGCTTATGGTGTACAGAAAATGGCGAAAAAACACGCGATCATTCGCCGTTTACCAGCTGTTGAAACACTAGGGACGGCCAATGTGATTTGTTCTGATAAAACAGGAACGTTGACGCAAAATAAAATGCGGGTCAGACGTGTTTGGTCTCGTGGAGATGAAGTAACAGATACTGAAGATGCGATGACAGATGAAGCAATGGAAGTTTTAAAAATGGCTTCGCTTTGTACGGATGTTATTGTAGATAAAGACGGAGACGATTTAGTCATCCAAGGAAATCCGACTGAAGCTGCAATTGTACGTGCTGTGGAAGAAAATTATCATACTAAGGCTGAATTGGAAGAAAAATACCCAAGAATCGGTGAAATTCCTTTTGACTCAGATCGAAAAATGATGACGACCGTTCATAAAATGGGGAAAAAGTATATTTCTGTCACAAAGGGTGCTTTTGACGTCTTATTGACCCGTTTTCGTTTTGGAGATGTGGAACAAGCAGCAGTAGTAAACGATCGCTTTGGAAAACGAGCTTTACGAGTGATTGCGGTAGGTTATGCCATTTATGATGAAGAACCCACAGACATCACTTCAGAGGCGTTAGAGAAGAATTTGAGACTATTAGGATTGATCGGTATGATCGATCCACCAAGACCAGAAAGTAAAGGGGCGATTGCTAGAGCCAAAAAGGCAGGAATCAAAACCGTCATGATCACAGGAGATCATGTAGTGACCGCTGGAGCTATTGCCAAAGAATTAGGTATATTAACAGATAAAAGCGAAGCTTTAACAGGTTCTGAATTGCAAAAAATGTCTGATGAAGAGTTAGACTCACGTGTGAAATCACTTTCTGTTTATGCTCGTGTAACACCAGAAGATAAAATTCGTATTGTGAAATCTTGGCAGCGTACTGGGGCTGTTGTTGCGATGACAGGGGATGGTGTCAATGATGCTCCTGCCTTGAAGGCAAGTGATGTAGGTTGTGCGATGGGGATTACTGGAACCGATGTGGCACAAGGTGCAGCAGATATGATTTTGACAGATGATAATTTTGCAACAATTGTTGATGCTGTTGCGCAAGGTCGAGCTGTTTATCGGAATATTCGTAAAGCGGTCAACTTTTTACTAAGTTGTAATATTTCAGAGATATTTATTGTGTTGATTGCTATGTTGCTAGGTTGGGGAGCACCATTCACAGCTGTTCAATTATTATTTGTAAACGTTGTGGCTGATGGTTTGCCAGGTTTTGCTTTAGGGAAAGAACCTGCGGAAAAAGGAATCATGGATGAAGCACCGATTCCAAGAAATGAAGGGATTTTTGCACGTGGCTTATGGCAAAAAATCGGAATCAATGCCTTTGTCTTTACAGTGATTACCTTATTTGGTTTCTATTTAGGGGCTAACGTTGATTCAGTCTCTTACTTTTTCGAAGCAAGCCATGAAATTGGTCAAACAGTAGCATTCTTGATTTTAGCTTATTCATCGATTTTACATGTTTTCAATGTGAGAAGTACGGAATCAATTTTCAGAGTAAAATTATCAACCAATAAATCATTGTTTGAAATGGCTGTATTGGCTGTGATCATTACAACGGTCATTGCATTATTGCCATTTACTCAAGAGCTGTTTGGATTAGTTCCAATCGGTATCAATCATTGGTTGTTAGTAATGGGCTTATCGATCATTCCGATTTTTGTTAATGAAATGATCAAATTCCATTATTCACCAGAAGAAGATACAGAATAA